In Syngnathus scovelli strain Florida chromosome 10, RoL_Ssco_1.2, whole genome shotgun sequence, the following are encoded in one genomic region:
- the LOC125968323 gene encoding complement C1q tumor necrosis factor-related protein 7 isoform X2 — MGDVKMWALMGAVCLCHCVVGQLLKGAPRLLCSVPGAPGPPGKPGPSGTPGADGNAGVPGRDGRDGRTGEKGQKGDPGLKGRMGPTGKIGERGERGPTGKRGPVGENGDGGPPGPLGHEGEKGQKGQPGIRGVPGKCNCGSLTLKSAFSVGITNSYPTENTPIKFNKVLLNEGGHYDPQTGKFVCAYPGIYFFTYDITLANKHLAIALMHNGQHRIKTFDANTGNHDVASGSTVMFLNPEDAVWLEIFYHDQNGLFADPGWADSLFSGFLLYADTDYFVQLAADYA, encoded by the exons ATGGGGG ATGTGAAGATGTGGGCTTTGATGGGAGCCGTGTGCCTGTGCCACTGTGTCGTCGGACAGCTGCTGAAAGGAGCGCCGCGTCTCCTCTGCAGTGTCCCGGGGGCGCCAGGACCGCCCGGCAAGCCCGGCCCCAGCGGGACTCCGGGAGCCGACGGGAACGCGGGCGTCCCCGGAAGAGATGGCAGAGATGGCAGGACAGGGGAGAAGGGACAGAAGGGAGACCCAG GTTTAAAGGGCAGGATGGGACCCACAGGTAAGATCGGCGAGCGAGGCGAGCGAGGTCCTACAGGGAAACGAGGTCCCGTGGGGGAGAACGGAGACGGAGGCCCACCGGGCCCTCTGGGCCACGAAGGCGAGAAAGGACAAAAGGGCCAACCGGGCATTCGCGGGGTGCCGGGAAAATGCAATTGCGGAAGCCTTACACTCAAATCAGCTTTCTCGGTCGGCATCACCAACAGCTACCCGACAGAGAACACCCCCATTAAGTTCAACAAGGTTCTACTCAATGAGGGCGGCCATTACGACCCACAAACGGGCAAATTCGTCTGCGCATATCCCGGCATTTATTTTTTCACTTACGACATCACGCTCGCTAATAAACACTTGGCCATCGCTCTGATGCACAATGGACAGCACCGCATCAAAACCTTCGATGCCAACACGGGCAACCACGACGTGGCCTCGGGCTCTACGGTGATGTTCCTCAACCCCGAAGATGCCGTCTGGCTAGAGATATTTTACCATGACCAGAATGGTTTGTTTGCCGACCCGGGCTGGGCGGACAGCTTGTTCTCGGGCTTCTTGCTCTATGCTGACACGGACTACTTTGTCCAGCTGGCAGCAGACTACGCATAA
- the cpeb2 gene encoding cytoplasmic polyadenylation element-binding protein 2 isoform X1, producing the protein MQDEPAGVTRTLTPPSTDEEPASRCKVPADYEQRGFRPTWPARDLQFGRERQRRSGEFAPEPAAASSPALDPREDVADAATPPSTSPPPTSVNPLRDLPMDSPVGHYVSNGNDYNMLSGGLGAAFPEMQSTTGSGGSSSPSLPGFGTPWSVQTCGSSPPPPPLPAPPPPPAPPEPACTSGDSSGSGVGFYTGMRSSSVNPAFFQGFSANPCSGMNVQGFGGPFSPQIRRSPISPQMHNQQGTFLQQRNNYNQHQPIMKQSPWGAHQGNGWSSGGVSWGRDHRKGAGAAGTAGQGGHASSPLKKAFHSNVIAPPKFPRSATSLGPKSWLEDNVFRTDGNSNTLLPLQDRSRLYESLNMHSLESSLIDIMRAEQDPLKGRIGCLNQTADGLLMLNARSYGRRRGRSSLFPIDDNLLDDGHGNQGVPGVLGSAGCYPHQNGERIERFSRKVFVGGLPPDIDEDEITSSFRRFGHLVVDWPHKAESKSYFPPKGYAFLLFQEETSVQALIEACMEEDGKLYLCVSSPTIKDKPVQIRPWNLSDSDFVMDGSQPLDPRKTIFVGGVPRPLRAIELAMIMDRLYGGVCYAGIDTDPELKYPKGAGRVAFSNQQSYIAAISARFVQLQHGDIDKRVEVKPYVLDDQLCDECQGARCGGKFAPFFCANVTCLQYYCEFCWANIHSRAGREFHKPLVKEGADRPRQIHFRWN; encoded by the exons atgcaggatGAGCCTGCGGGGGTGACACGCACTCTGACACCGCCGTCCACCGACGAGGAGCCTGCCAGCCGCTGCAAGGTGCCAGCGGATTACGAGCAGCGAGGCTTCCGTCCGACGTGGCCTGCCCGTGACCTTCAATTCGGTCGGGAAAGACAGCGGCGATCCGGAGAGTTCGCCCCGGAACCAGCGGCCGCGTCGTCGCCCGCCCTCGACCCGCGCGAGGACGTAGCCGATGCCGCGACACCACCAtcaacatcgccgccgccgACTTCCGTGAATCCGCTCCGCGACCTCCCGATGGACTCCCCCGTCGGCCACTACGTCAGCAACGGCAATGACTACAACATGTTGTCCGGAGGTCTGGGCGCCGCCTTCCCGGAGATGCAGAGCACCACTGGCAGCGGCGGCTCGTCGTCGCCCTCTCTCCCGGGCTTCGGCACGCCTTGGTCGGTGCAGACGTGCGGCTCATCGCCCCCTCCTCCGCCTCTTCCTGctcccccgcctcctcccgcTCCACCTGAGCCCGCCTGCACCTCCGGCGACAGCAGTGGCAGCGGCGTCGGCTTCTACACGGGGATGCGTTCGTCTTCCGTCAACCCGGCCTTCTTCCAGGGCTTCTCGGCTAATCCGTGCTCCGGAATGAACGTGCAGGGCTTCGGCGGGCCCTTCTCGCCGCAGATCCGCCGCTCTCCCATCAGCCCGCAGATGCACAACCAGCAGGGCACCTTCCTGCAGCAGAGGAACAACTACAACCAACATCAG CCTATTATGAAGCAGTCTCCCTGGGGGGCTCACCAGGGCAACGGCTGGAGCTCGGGTGGCGTGTCCTGGGGGCGCGACCATCGCAAGGGGGCGGGCGCCGCGGGCACGGCAGGCCAGGGTGGCCACGCGTCGTCGCCGCTCAAGAAGGCCTTCCACAGCAACGTCATCGCGCCACCCAAGTTCCCGCGCTCGGCCACCTCGCTGGGGCCTAAGTCGTGGCTGGAGGACAACGTGTTTCGCACCGACGGCAACAGTAACACTTTGTTGCCCCTGCAG GACCGCTCCAGATTGTATGAGAGCCTCAACATGCATTCGCTGGAGAGCTCCCTGATTGACATCATGCGGGCCGAGCAGGATCCTCTGAAAG GCCGCATTGGATGCCTGAACCAGACTGCCGACGGGCTCCTCATGCTTAACG CCAGGAGCTATGGCAGACGTCGAG GGCGCTCTTCTCTTTTCCCCATCGACGACAATTTGCTGGATGACGGCCACGGCAACCAGGGGGTTCCGGGGGTCCTGGGCTCGGCCGGCTGCTACCCGCATCAGAACGGCGAGCGCATCGAACGCTTTTCACGCAAGGTGTTTGTGGGCGGGTTGCCGCCCGACATAGACGAAG ATGAAATCACCTCCAGCTTCCGCCGCTTTGGTCACCTGGTGGTTGACTGGCCGCACAAAGCTGAGAGCAAGTCCTACTTTCCACCCAAAGGTTACGCCTTCCTGCTGTTCCAAGAGGAGACTTCCGTGCAAGCCCTGATTGAAGCCTGCATGGAGGAGGATGGCAAGCTCTACTTGTGTGTCTCCAGCCCTACCATCAAGGATAAACCT GTGCAAATCCGCCCGTGGAACCTGAGCGACAGCGACTTTGTGATGGACGGATCTCAGCCCCTGGACCCCCGCAAGACCATTTTTGTGGGAGGCGTCCCTCGTCCCCTGAGAGCAA TCGAACTGGCCATGATCATGGACCGCCTCTACGGGGGCGTCTGCTACGCCGGGATAGACACTGACCCGGAGCTCAAGTACCCCAAAGGGGCGGGGCGGGTTGCTTTCTCCAACCAGCAGAGCTACATTGCTGCCATCAGCGCCAGATTTGTGCAGCTGCAGCATGGTGACATTGACAAGCGG GTGGAGGTGAAGCCGTACGTGCTGGATGACCAGCTGTGCGACGAGTGCCAGGGCGCTCGCTGCGGCGGCAAGTTTGCTCCCTTCTTCTGCGCCAACGTCACCTGCTTGCAGTACTACTGCGAGTTCTGCTGGGCCAACATCCACTCACGCGCCGGCCGTGAGTTCCACAAGCCTCTGGTCAAGGaaggcgccgaccgcccgcggcAGATCCACTTCCGTTGGAACTAG
- the LOC125968323 gene encoding complement C1q tumor necrosis factor-related protein 7 isoform X1, whose product MEAQLCCNLHTIGIVAFLFGFLSAQVKLHAEVPPDGQKNIAWRDVISRECFGTRAAAVGWRTRDVKMWALMGAVCLCHCVVGQLLKGAPRLLCSVPGAPGPPGKPGPSGTPGADGNAGVPGRDGRDGRTGEKGQKGDPGLKGRMGPTGKIGERGERGPTGKRGPVGENGDGGPPGPLGHEGEKGQKGQPGIRGVPGKCNCGSLTLKSAFSVGITNSYPTENTPIKFNKVLLNEGGHYDPQTGKFVCAYPGIYFFTYDITLANKHLAIALMHNGQHRIKTFDANTGNHDVASGSTVMFLNPEDAVWLEIFYHDQNGLFADPGWADSLFSGFLLYADTDYFVQLAADYA is encoded by the exons ATGGAAGCCCAACTGTGTTGCAACTTGCACACGATAGGGATTGTTGCATTCCTCTTCGGCTTTCTGTCTGCACAAGTGAAACTGCATGCCGAGGTTCCCCCGGACGGACAGAAAAATATTGCCTGGCGTGATGTCATCTCTCGGGAATGTTTTGGCACGAGGGCTGCAGCAGTTGGCTGGCGGACAAGAG ATGTGAAGATGTGGGCTTTGATGGGAGCCGTGTGCCTGTGCCACTGTGTCGTCGGACAGCTGCTGAAAGGAGCGCCGCGTCTCCTCTGCAGTGTCCCGGGGGCGCCAGGACCGCCCGGCAAGCCCGGCCCCAGCGGGACTCCGGGAGCCGACGGGAACGCGGGCGTCCCCGGAAGAGATGGCAGAGATGGCAGGACAGGGGAGAAGGGACAGAAGGGAGACCCAG GTTTAAAGGGCAGGATGGGACCCACAGGTAAGATCGGCGAGCGAGGCGAGCGAGGTCCTACAGGGAAACGAGGTCCCGTGGGGGAGAACGGAGACGGAGGCCCACCGGGCCCTCTGGGCCACGAAGGCGAGAAAGGACAAAAGGGCCAACCGGGCATTCGCGGGGTGCCGGGAAAATGCAATTGCGGAAGCCTTACACTCAAATCAGCTTTCTCGGTCGGCATCACCAACAGCTACCCGACAGAGAACACCCCCATTAAGTTCAACAAGGTTCTACTCAATGAGGGCGGCCATTACGACCCACAAACGGGCAAATTCGTCTGCGCATATCCCGGCATTTATTTTTTCACTTACGACATCACGCTCGCTAATAAACACTTGGCCATCGCTCTGATGCACAATGGACAGCACCGCATCAAAACCTTCGATGCCAACACGGGCAACCACGACGTGGCCTCGGGCTCTACGGTGATGTTCCTCAACCCCGAAGATGCCGTCTGGCTAGAGATATTTTACCATGACCAGAATGGTTTGTTTGCCGACCCGGGCTGGGCGGACAGCTTGTTCTCGGGCTTCTTGCTCTATGCTGACACGGACTACTTTGTCCAGCTGGCAGCAGACTACGCATAA
- the cpeb2 gene encoding cytoplasmic polyadenylation element-binding protein 2 isoform X2, whose product MQDEPAGVTRTLTPPSTDEEPASRCKVPADYEQRGFRPTWPARDLQFGRERQRRSGEFAPEPAAASSPALDPREDVADAATPPSTSPPPTSVNPLRDLPMDSPVGHYVSNGNDYNMLSGGLGAAFPEMQSTTGSGGSSSPSLPGFGTPWSVQTCGSSPPPPPLPAPPPPPAPPEPACTSGDSSGSGVGFYTGMRSSSVNPAFFQGFSANPCSGMNVQGFGGPFSPQIRRSPISPQMHNQQGTFLQQRNNYNQHQPIMKQSPWGAHQGNGWSSGGVSWGRDHRKGAGAAGTAGQGGHASSPLKKAFHSNVIAPPKFPRSATSLGPKSWLEDNVFRTDGNSNTLLPLQDRSRLYESLNMHSLESSLIDIMRAEQDPLKGRIGCLNQTADGLLMLNGRSSLFPIDDNLLDDGHGNQGVPGVLGSAGCYPHQNGERIERFSRKVFVGGLPPDIDEDEITSSFRRFGHLVVDWPHKAESKSYFPPKGYAFLLFQEETSVQALIEACMEEDGKLYLCVSSPTIKDKPVQIRPWNLSDSDFVMDGSQPLDPRKTIFVGGVPRPLRAIELAMIMDRLYGGVCYAGIDTDPELKYPKGAGRVAFSNQQSYIAAISARFVQLQHGDIDKRVEVKPYVLDDQLCDECQGARCGGKFAPFFCANVTCLQYYCEFCWANIHSRAGREFHKPLVKEGADRPRQIHFRWN is encoded by the exons atgcaggatGAGCCTGCGGGGGTGACACGCACTCTGACACCGCCGTCCACCGACGAGGAGCCTGCCAGCCGCTGCAAGGTGCCAGCGGATTACGAGCAGCGAGGCTTCCGTCCGACGTGGCCTGCCCGTGACCTTCAATTCGGTCGGGAAAGACAGCGGCGATCCGGAGAGTTCGCCCCGGAACCAGCGGCCGCGTCGTCGCCCGCCCTCGACCCGCGCGAGGACGTAGCCGATGCCGCGACACCACCAtcaacatcgccgccgccgACTTCCGTGAATCCGCTCCGCGACCTCCCGATGGACTCCCCCGTCGGCCACTACGTCAGCAACGGCAATGACTACAACATGTTGTCCGGAGGTCTGGGCGCCGCCTTCCCGGAGATGCAGAGCACCACTGGCAGCGGCGGCTCGTCGTCGCCCTCTCTCCCGGGCTTCGGCACGCCTTGGTCGGTGCAGACGTGCGGCTCATCGCCCCCTCCTCCGCCTCTTCCTGctcccccgcctcctcccgcTCCACCTGAGCCCGCCTGCACCTCCGGCGACAGCAGTGGCAGCGGCGTCGGCTTCTACACGGGGATGCGTTCGTCTTCCGTCAACCCGGCCTTCTTCCAGGGCTTCTCGGCTAATCCGTGCTCCGGAATGAACGTGCAGGGCTTCGGCGGGCCCTTCTCGCCGCAGATCCGCCGCTCTCCCATCAGCCCGCAGATGCACAACCAGCAGGGCACCTTCCTGCAGCAGAGGAACAACTACAACCAACATCAG CCTATTATGAAGCAGTCTCCCTGGGGGGCTCACCAGGGCAACGGCTGGAGCTCGGGTGGCGTGTCCTGGGGGCGCGACCATCGCAAGGGGGCGGGCGCCGCGGGCACGGCAGGCCAGGGTGGCCACGCGTCGTCGCCGCTCAAGAAGGCCTTCCACAGCAACGTCATCGCGCCACCCAAGTTCCCGCGCTCGGCCACCTCGCTGGGGCCTAAGTCGTGGCTGGAGGACAACGTGTTTCGCACCGACGGCAACAGTAACACTTTGTTGCCCCTGCAG GACCGCTCCAGATTGTATGAGAGCCTCAACATGCATTCGCTGGAGAGCTCCCTGATTGACATCATGCGGGCCGAGCAGGATCCTCTGAAAG GCCGCATTGGATGCCTGAACCAGACTGCCGACGGGCTCCTCATGCTTAACG GGCGCTCTTCTCTTTTCCCCATCGACGACAATTTGCTGGATGACGGCCACGGCAACCAGGGGGTTCCGGGGGTCCTGGGCTCGGCCGGCTGCTACCCGCATCAGAACGGCGAGCGCATCGAACGCTTTTCACGCAAGGTGTTTGTGGGCGGGTTGCCGCCCGACATAGACGAAG ATGAAATCACCTCCAGCTTCCGCCGCTTTGGTCACCTGGTGGTTGACTGGCCGCACAAAGCTGAGAGCAAGTCCTACTTTCCACCCAAAGGTTACGCCTTCCTGCTGTTCCAAGAGGAGACTTCCGTGCAAGCCCTGATTGAAGCCTGCATGGAGGAGGATGGCAAGCTCTACTTGTGTGTCTCCAGCCCTACCATCAAGGATAAACCT GTGCAAATCCGCCCGTGGAACCTGAGCGACAGCGACTTTGTGATGGACGGATCTCAGCCCCTGGACCCCCGCAAGACCATTTTTGTGGGAGGCGTCCCTCGTCCCCTGAGAGCAA TCGAACTGGCCATGATCATGGACCGCCTCTACGGGGGCGTCTGCTACGCCGGGATAGACACTGACCCGGAGCTCAAGTACCCCAAAGGGGCGGGGCGGGTTGCTTTCTCCAACCAGCAGAGCTACATTGCTGCCATCAGCGCCAGATTTGTGCAGCTGCAGCATGGTGACATTGACAAGCGG GTGGAGGTGAAGCCGTACGTGCTGGATGACCAGCTGTGCGACGAGTGCCAGGGCGCTCGCTGCGGCGGCAAGTTTGCTCCCTTCTTCTGCGCCAACGTCACCTGCTTGCAGTACTACTGCGAGTTCTGCTGGGCCAACATCCACTCACGCGCCGGCCGTGAGTTCCACAAGCCTCTGGTCAAGGaaggcgccgaccgcccgcggcAGATCCACTTCCGTTGGAACTAG